The Topomyia yanbarensis strain Yona2022 chromosome 3, ASM3024719v1, whole genome shotgun sequence nucleotide sequence AGAAGCAGTGGAGGCGATCTGTAACGGAACTTACGTCGACGATATGCTTTATAGCGTCGAATCGGAAGAAGAGGCGGTGAAACTGGCGCAGGATGTACGGTTCATACACGCTGAAGGAGGGTTTGAAATCCGGGGATGGTTGTCGAAttcgaaaaaagttattgatgtcatGGGTGATCACAGTTCTTCTCAAAAGGATTTGAACAAGCCTGGGGAGCTAGCAACCGAGAAAGTTCTGGGCATGTGGTGGGATACTGTCAGTGATACGTTCACATTCAAAATTCCGCAACGATGCAAGCACGAGCTGTTATCTGGACAGGAAGCCCCAACCAAACGGGAGGTGCTGCGAATCCTCATGTCAGTCTATGATCCGATTGGGCTTCTCGCAAATGTGCTGATGTTCTTGAAAGTCCTACTTCAAGATATTTGGCGTTCTAATGTTGGCTGGGACGAACCAATAGCAGATCAGCAACTCGAGAAGTGGAGAACATGGCACAGTGTGTTACACAACGTCGAAACAGTTTCCGTTCCTCGGTGTTATCGAACGATGACAACGTCGTCAGCCAAATCCAATGAAATCCAACTGCATGTATTCGTCGATGCAAGCGAAAACGGATACGCAACAGTCGCCTACTTTCGGTACGAAGAGGGCAACACGATAGAGTGTGCCTTCGTCACTGCCAAAACTCGTGTAGCGCCACTAAAGTACGTTTCGATTCCCCGACTGGAGCTTCAAGCAGCAGTGATTGGAACACGCCTGGCGAAGGCGATAGGAGAAACGCATCGAATAGCAGTACAAAAACGGtttttttggactgattcgagaGATGTTCTTTGTTGGCTGCGTTCGGATCACAGGAAATACAGCAAGTACGTCGGCGCCAGAGTTGGCGAAATTTTGGAAAACAGTGAACTTTCGGAATGGTTCTGGGTTCCGACAAAAATGAATGTCGCAGATGAAGGCACGAAGTGGCAAAGAATTCCTGATATTTTGCCATCAAGCCGATGGTTTAACGGGCCTTTCTTCATGTGGCAGCAGCGAAGTTCGTGGCCACCTCAGCCGATGAATCACGGAACTACCACAACAGAAATCAACCATTCGGTAAACCTTCATGCTGTTCGAGTTCCAGTCATTAACTTTGCTAAATATTCGAGCTGGCGAAAGCTTGTCCGAGTTGTTGCTTATATGCGCCggttttacagcaatattcggGCTAGAATACATCAGAGTACACCCACGATCGGAATCCTCAAACACAAGGAGTTATCTGAAGCCGAAAACTTGATCTATATACAAGCACAGCTAGATGAGTTTAGTAAAGAAATGTCCTTGCTATTGCGTTCCAAGGATGTGGACGGAAGAAAGGTAGCTCGTATTCCCAAGCACAGTTCGATCTACACATGCTCACCGTTCCTAGACGATAATGGGGTACTTCGCATGCTTGGAAGGGCGGCTGGTTGCCAATTGATACAGCCAGGCTCCGCTCATCCTATACTGCTACCGAATAAACACCCGAACACACTTATCGTACGTTTCTTTCATGAGCGCTACCATCACCTGAACCATGAAACAGCAGTTAACGAATTGCGCCAGAAGTACCGAGTCCCGAAGTTGCGAAGAGTCTGCTACAAGGTACGGCAAGAATGTCAGACCTGTATGAATGCTAGGGCTCGTCCGCGACCGCCCATTATGGCTGACCTTCCGCTGGCAAGGCTTGCAGCATATTCTCGACCATTTTCCTATGCTGGTGTCGACTACTTTGGCCCGATGCAGGTAGTCGTTGGTAGACGCGTTGAGAAGAGATGGGGTGTACTCATCACGTGCCTAGTAGTCCGTGCCGTCCATATAGAGATCGCCCACACGCTTAATAGCAGTTCCTGTATCATGGCGTTGCGGAACTTCATGGCCAGGCGTGGATCGCCTTTAGAACTATTCAGTGATCGTGGAACTAATTTCGTTGGAGCAAATCGTGAACTGACCGAAGCAATTCGCTCTCTAGATCAGGAGAAGCTCATGCAAGAGCTCGAAACCCCAGATACCAAGTGGACGTTCTTGCCACCGAGTAGCCCACACATGGGTGGAAGTTGGGAAAGATTGGTGCAGTCTGTTAAGAGAGTACTGAATAATATGAAGCTTCCAAGATTGCCAACCGACGAAGTTCTCAGGAACAGCCTCATGGAGGTGGAGAATATCCTAAATTCGCGGCCCTTAACTTACGTACCCATCGAGGATGTCGAACATGAAGCCATCACACCCAACCACTTTTTGTTAGGTTCATCCAGTGGTTCCAAACCATTACTTCCCTACGACGAAAGCCTCGCTACGCTATCGAACTCTTGGAAAACATCACAAACTCACGCGAATTTGTTCTGGAAGAGATGGTTACGAGAGTATTTGCCGTCGATAAATCGCCGCACAAAATGGCATTACCCAGCTAAACCAATCCAGATTGGTGATGTTGTCGTCATTGTCGATCCAGATCTGCCAAGAAACACGTGGCCCAAAGGACGTGTTGTGGACGTCAAGCTGAAGGATGGACAAGTTCGAAGTGCAACAGTGAGGACAACAGCGAACATTTTCGAACGCCCAGCAGTCAAGCTGGCGGTTCTAGATGTCGGTGCAACAGCGAATACACAGGAACCCGGAGCCTGTGTACTGGGGGGGGGAGTGTTACGCAACATGCGAACGCGCCTCCGTTTTCAATTTACCCTCAACGAGGTCAGCCGCCCCAGCTGCAAGCGGGACAGCGGGTAAGTGACAAGTCagtggtaaacaaacaaaaaaaggaTAGCGACGACGAAGAAAGATATCGAGATTAAAAAGTGGTTTGAGATAGTCATTAAAGCGAAATTAAATTGAAACTCTAATAGCTATAAGTACGGTTTAGGATTGTTTTAAGGttgcttatatatatatatatatatatatatatatatatatatatatatatatatatatatatatatatatatatatatatatatatatatatatatatatatatatatatatatatatatatatatatatatatatatatatatatatatatatatatatatatatatatatatatatatatatatatatatatatatatatatatatatatatatatatatatatatatatatatatatatatatatagtagtACGGAGTGGATTAACAGCTAAAAGTACGCTGCTGAATTCTTATAATTAATAGTACGGTTGAGTTTATTTAGCTAGAGGTAAAATGTGCTATAAAGATAAAAAAGGAATGAATTTAACCTAAAATTTATCACAGGACTGTTACAGCTAGTTCGTGCTATTGAAGCATCGCAGGTAACCGAGCTCATAATAAGGTAAAGCAAATATTTATAAAACTTAAACctaaataacaataaaatttgTAGGGTTAGAcggaaataaatgaaaatactAAACGTAAGTAAAATGAAGCAATCGATGAAGTTGTATATAGATATATCGTGTCTAATCGGCAGGGAAAATTTAACGGACTCTAAATAAATTGACTTATCGTTTTTTGcgttgagtttgttcaaatttaCGGAATTTGATTTACGTATTGTTGCCATTCGGGAACACCAGGTTTGTTGGAAAAATGTGACGAAATGCTGTTATCCAATTTTACCCGTAAAATTCTTCCGAAAAGATCTGAATCCAACTAAGACAAAAATTGTAAAGAAATGCCGAGACGAGACAGACGTCTATCTGCGCTTTGGTCTCCATGCTAGCGACACACTTGGACGTGAAACTCAACAAATTTGTTGTCATTGATCTCCCTGGTATGAATCCGTGCTGATCAAACGATATGTAGTTCTTTGCACAGTATAAAATAGCACCACTCAAAATAACCTCAAATAGTTTCCAGCAGGCTGTCAGACTGGTAATTtcacgatagttcgcaacacTCTGTCGTTCTTCATCCTTAAAAATGGGGCATATAAACCATTGCTTCCAAATGCGAGGAAATTCGGCTTGCTCAGACGATTAAAAATTAAACTCAGCGGTCCAGTCAAAGCATTGGTATATCGAATAATGGAAAACCTGGGATAACCATTTGGCCCGGGAGCAAACGAGCATTTCAATTTCATCGCTGTCTGATTTCCCCATTCTGGAATAATGTCGAAAGTTCCCAAATCAATCATACCGCAGGGAAAACCGGAAGCAGCATCTTCTGCCTGTTGTCTCGATGTAAAACTGCTCGAAAAAAACATTAGTATAAAGCCGCGCGAACAGTTCACATGACTCAGGCACCGTAGTAGCAGCCGCATCTTCAAGGAACGCGTTTGAAGGTATTGctgagttttttttataaatttgaaaAGCGCCAAAAGCACCGATGCAATTACCCCATAATGCTGCTTTTAAAACTCAACTTAACGCTGACACTGTTGGTGATGATGAAGGTAATGATAAATCAGGTTTTCATCCATTTGGTCATTTTAAAAGTTTAACGTTCAAAATCAAAACCAGAAGAATTCCCTTGACATGACATAGAAAACTATTTCTGCAATCGGTGAAAGTAAATTGTAAACTCATTGAGATCTTAAAATTTTCTAGTAGTTTattaaaattaatgttttgctaaacaataaaatcagaacaaaattcAAATCCTTATTTGACAATTATAatcttaaataaaattaaaatttcgttaGATGACATCAAAATGTTATGTCGTTTCTCTGTAATTCTGGTGTTTGATTTTGATCGGAaaactgaaaatatttcctGATGTTATAGCACTAACAGACCTGCTATATCGAAATCCTTCAGACTACCCATCGTACTCTGATCTGTTTCTTCAGATTGGATTTGACTAAGTGGAACGAAGTGTAAAGTGAATGATAACTAGCAGTCTTTCAATCTAGTGTACATTGTTTCAAGAACAAATGAAATGCAGTAGTTTTCGAAATAGTACTGCTTCGACCGAACACCACGGACATTGACATCAAATTTGCTACTATACGGCTTCGTGAGTTGAAAGTGATGTAAGCGATGTAAGCAAGATTCTCGTGTATATGGAAAATGGCAATATGGAGGTAAGACTACATGACCTGTCGTCCCGAATCTCTTGTGATCCAATCCATGCCGCAattcggagaagtagaatccgttactcATGATACTATCAGAAACTTCCTCCCGGGTATGCCTTTTGGTGAGAATGCTGGTCGAAAGATCTATTCCCGCCTACTCAAACCTCACGGTACTACTATTAAACAAACTACGATATGCATCCATGAAAAGCAGCACTCAATCACGGCACACCAATTTAAAACACAGGCTTTAATACCATTATCTGAACCACAAACGATTGCCATCTTTGTGGTGGCTGTTAAGGACAAAACGTTAACTGCAAACGCGGCATAAAGCACCCCAACTTCAACAGCCATCGCAATTAATCAGTAGgcgattaaaaaaatgtttgcctATCGCAAAACGAGATCCGACGGACGTAATGCTTGTTTTtacttatttatatttttagtaaCATGTggtaaatattgaaaatatttgcaGCTCCGTTAAATCATCGCAATGACTCATGCTAGAAAAACGGATTATTAAAAAAGTGATTGCATTCATTGACGGTTCGATTTGTCTCATTATTCACCACTTTTTAAATATGAACCGTGTTAGatatttggattccaaatttgACGGTtctttaattaattaaatttttaaatcgagTAAAAGATATAGTTTGTCATATTGGCGTGTCCCCTTTTTGTCAGCCGGCTGGAGCCGCCCATGACCAGAAGTTGTTAAAATTTTACATTTCGATTCAGTTTAAATTCGCAATCTATTTACAGAAGTCCTATTGATGGGAAAAGGTAGTCGAAGGCAGCTAAAATTGATACGCTTTAGTGGATTTTCATTGATATTTAGTGACAAAGAAGctacattaaaatttcgttgctGGTCATTAACCAAAACTGGCAATTCTGCTTCAGCAGACACAAATCAGAAATAATGCCATAACTTTAGTTATACGGATATTATTACGATCTGTCAATACTCAACTAatagaaataataataaaaagtaataatagTGTCATTTTGAATCCTCACTAGTTTTAGTGAACAAAACCAAGAGTTGTCGTTGTTTGTCAGCGATGTTATTTTCAAACAGGTGCCTGAATGGGTTaaacaaattaaaagaaaaaaacatttttaaatttcaccgGGCGGCGAAAAAATCATTTAGAACGTAAATGAGGACATGTACCAACAGAAACATCAAAGTTCCACTTCGGCATGTACACCTATTTAAGGCATGAATTGCCAAAAACCAACACACAGCTCAAGTATGTTCCAGAACAAGTACTTTGACTTAGATAGCCCGCCGTACCAGGTAGCGCATCGGCAGCAAACTTTCAGGAGCAATGTGAGATTTCCACAAGAGCCATTAACGGATGCTTGTTTTAAGGGTGTTCCTCTATGTATAGAGAATTACTGTCGTTCATTTAAACGCCACTTCAGCTGCTCCAAGTTAAGGTTGAAAGGCAGAAGGCTCCACTTCTagacaaaattgaaaaatcagCACAAGACCCGAAGCTTGCAACAGTTTGTATCAGATTGGTTCCACCCATTCAATGCATCACAAAACTAACAAACAAAAAGACCACCCTAACATTCGTTCGTATCATCGTCGGTGCCATTTTCTGGTCGCTTAAATTCAACACACACGTTATAGCGAACGATAGAGCGCTCACTGGAGGTCTATTAAGGAAAGCCTGTTATCTGTGCACTAATTCACGGGATTTCCTCCCGTTAGGACGGTGAACTGTCTGGTCTGGCTGGCAAAAGGAACATTTTTACCAACGACACTGGAACGGAAACCACTCGAGCATCGTTTCGTTCGAAGCGTTACCACCGCCGCAAACGAAACCCGGAAGCCACGTGTGTCTTCATAGAATTGGATACATACTTTGATAATGATGCCGATTTCCGAAACGTATTGCATTTTGCTCCGAGTTGTTTCTCGTTAATTAATATTATAGTACTTATAATGGTAAGTTGTTGCAGAAAATGTTTTCTATATATGCAATATGTGCATGCAATGGAAGATGACATCACACGTTCATTTGTTTATATACTATATCGAACACAATAGAATATTTTACGGTGACGCCACAAATGAACTCCTAGTACTGCTAGTACTGTTATTttgaaggcacaaatccccgactacatacggggaacgtgccaatatattctgattcatgattctgataattgttaaattttgtgattttcagGTGATATATAGggaaatttgacatttttttacttCAGAAGAATAGCGCTGCAACTTGCTAAACTTAATTCATTATTCTGGATCTGCATATGGGAATACTACAAGTAAACTGGTAAGACCGTAGCAATTATTCTCCCATTACTTTCGGAAATCGATCAATCAACCATCCAGAGATGAGTAAATGAACTCACCTTTAACATAACAGCCGAGATAAAATCAATCCGTAGAGCATGATGTGCAAAAAGTCACAACAAAAACTCAATTCCGTCCGGCATGATTTATGAGTTTTCTGGAGGGTATGTGCTGCCTGCTGCCGCTACAACCGAACCGAACGCGATTCTGCGGTTTTcgcaaaaaaatattacagTAACGAATGCTAGGCGATAGCAAACAGTGAAATAAAGAAACCTCTATTGCGTTCGATTATTATGAATGGTTGGTCAACCTTCGAGCTTCGAGACTCCATAAATCTTTTGCCCTTGTCAGCTGCCTGGCGTGCGCGATCTGGCAAAAGTTTAAGGACCAAACAAACTGCAAAACACACCGTCCATCACGAACAAGGATGTGTTTCTTCGCTTCCGGTCTGTGCTGTCATTGTTGCTGATAAATAAATGTCTGATTACTGATAGGAGTAAGTTTGTTTTGATGGACGACTTGTTTCAAAACGGAATGAAGATATCCATTCCGCTGAAATCAGAATGAGCAGTTACAAGTTTAATTTACACtgcaaaatatttaaatattccaTTGTTAGATTCCATTGTTTAGATTGTTGGTTAGCAGTCATTTAAAAGATAAAAACCtgcttaatccacctaacagtgggatgagacatttcttacacatgccactgttggatcattcgtTAGTTTGAAGAACTCATGCGAAATAGatacccaactagaggtgggatgcaCACAGTTTCATGTTCTGCTTGAATAATACCTCGAATACACTGAATAGAttataaaaaatcaataaaacaaatgcaatttaaaaatcattaaaGCAATAATTTGATGAAATGGTTCCAAATTCATAAAAAGAGTAGAATGATTAAGTGTTGTTTCGATTTgattagttctcatcagcttaaaatgaacCTCTTTTTTGAGaaacatcacgcttgactagggatttgctcaggaacacaaattgtgtcaccgttttttggagctagcgtcaatccggcgctagcttagtccgttaattagttagtgtcggattctgatgagaccaaatcgaaacgcaaaatcAATAACTAATTTAGAATGATTAATGTAAAGCAAACCGATAGAGTTTAGAAATTAGTTCAGCTGATTGAACGAAAAATTGGATAATAtaaaaaagatttaaaatgaattaaatgcattAAATTGCTTCAAACTAATAAATTGCTTGAaagaatcaataaaatcaattaaatgaataaaacgtgTGAACAGGAAAAAGGAATAAATTTACTGAAATTAGTtacattaataaaattaatagaatgaacaaaataaataaaatgaatgaaacgtaaaaaaaattatgcaaataaaattaataaaataaataacaattaaaataaataaaatcaataaaattgatGAAATGGATAAATCGAATTTAATGGGTGGAAAGAAATAAATGAATGGATTGAATAAAATGGTATAAATAAAGCAGataaaaaataaactaaataaaacataaaatattaaGATTAAACTTAACAGAAtcgataaaattaataaaatttgcttattaaatagaaaaaatcaaataaattgcaagaaaaaaaaagcagAATAAAATGACTTCAATGAATAAAATCTTTAAGCGATATTTATACAATTGTAAAATATATTCGAATATGattgtttcaaaaaaaattattcagattaataaaataaaaaaagctgaaaaaaaaggaataaacgggaaaataaatgaatataatATATAAAATGGAAACAGCAAATacaataagttaaatgaatcatatgaataaaatagccATAGACTAATCAATATAGACTGGCAAACGTTATTTACatcttttttgcttttttatttcgactatgtagtTTCTTTTTTACATGTTATGACATTCAGTTAGATAgaaattactgggtagggaaagttatgaaaatttggagtcatagtactcaagtgagagcaaagatgtgaagccaaaactagaagtggcagggtcattagaacacgtttaataccttacgggcttaacttttgtcttctgctgatgggaGTCGAGCCCAGGTatcataactacgaatcattcAAGTCCACATCATGTCTCCTGGCAAAGACAAACTTGTCCTTCTTTACCGGTCCTCAGGGCAAAGAGGTACgaataaaaatgagaatgatttcaatacctttctctAAACaaagtattattttttttgcttcaagagaattgctctcttgactccctagaaatgggtggcatgtttcttttcgcttgggtactgtcagttcaatcgaagatggcgtcgaaacagcaagcactccgcgagcgtgttgtacggttttacgaaacgcatggtcatcgtggaaaaaagtttaggtagaccactttcgaaacgaaaacgtgcccgtgagtacagtttaccggatcctggcatcccggagcgtggagcggaaggccggtgaCAAAGAAGAAGAAttaagcgttgaaaaagctgtttgactacaaggacggaacgagtttgcgtgacgccgtccgaaaatatcactgctcccataccttgattcccCGAACCCTTAAGATGGAggatcatctgtcggaagaagactcggtcccccgagcagatagcgatcgtgaaatcgcagtgccggtggatgacgaaaaactaccgcgggacgtcgttcgtgctggacgacgaaagtaactttccgctctcgaagacccgcATTCCAgcaaatgacagctactattccagcgacaagtcggccacatcCCCCCAAGGTAAAccataagtttaagcataaatttgtaaaaaagttatgctgtacatcgccatatcggacagaggaatttcaaagccgtggttcaagccgagcgatctggtcatcaatcaacaagtgtaccagcaGGACTCTTCTTGAGAAAATCCTTCCCAATACGCCAAGAAGAGTATGTATGAGTATGGCGTATcttcacagaaaaaatattttgtaattttaagtttattttcatgcacatatttggagcatgaatataaatttaaaattaagttccaccaaaaatccacacgacttgtcgtgctttcttcgacgaattttaatataattctacacgtggattgaaaattacagtttcttcaaacggaaaactaatgcacttcaatgtattttttacacgcatattactgaaaaatgaatgacatgtaatattacacgaataaaaatgtaaaaatgataCCGTACGTgtcgaaagaaaggaacccgaccaacttgccccagtgccgtcccactGAAGATTTTTTCGTCTCCCTcggtgccctagtgtacaaaaataattggcgggccaaggatacgcAGTAGTTGACTACCAGGATCCGCCATTGTATcgggaagatggacgtcagtgccgtccagcgctcttgtgagagcatcgcgacgaATTTGCGTCGTAAGGCTGACCAGGGTCCTTTTCGCAAT carries:
- the LOC131686872 gene encoding uncharacterized protein LOC131686872, whose protein sequence is MCGFRNDELLDRLERSLYDKALNAVKSLLLHPDNVPVIISRLKTLFGNPESIVETMVHRVRMMPPPKADKMETIVDFGVAVQNLCATIQVCRMDERFYNVALLQELVDSLPSTLKMNWAFYRKQSGACTLLDFNEWLGQMVEALSQVIRPHVWTKSNKLEKRGRNEEAHIHLHSATPPREENRTACLACSKECEDLDKCSSFLNMTPSARWTLINQKKICRKCLTKHFKTCDRKIPCDQNGCSYLHHPLLHDDSKHARQLPNSSLQNTSCNTHHCSLGGVLLKYIRITVHGKEKFITTYAFLDSGSTSTLMEHSLWEELNLNDEKTPLCMSWTGGQGRYEEESVKFAIDIAGSQTPTQRFHLSKVHTVRSLDLPSQSIAISDLVKHYGHLSGLPIASYAEVKPRILLGVDNTRLEYPLDSREGSENQPTAVLTRLGWLVYGPCSVVKPSTSSSDSTYSYHICQCDALNSTVKNYFSLDSLGVQLTGKSLMSKDDERAMTLLQSNTKQLGRKFETGLLWRYDDIQLPDSKPMALKRHECLAKRLVREPELARVLQEKIADYKAKGYIRKLSKQEEAMHKGRSWYLPIFPVVNLNKPGKLRMVWDAAAKRFREYRIAVSGDIREMFHQLQINNEDQHCQRFLWNDGILSDTPTVYIMQVMTFGASCSPSSAQYVKNLNARRFKNQFPEAVEAICNGTYVDDMLYSVESEEEAVKLAQDVRFIHAEGGFEIRGWLSNSKKVIDVMGDHSSSQKDLNKPGELATEKVLGMWWDTVSDTFTFKIPQRCKHELLSGQEAPTKREVLRILMSVYDPIGLLANVLMFLKVLLQDIWRSNVGWDEPIADQQLEKWRTWHSVLHNVETVSVPRCYRTMTTSSAKSNEIQLHVFVDASENGYATVAYFRYEEGNTIECAFVTAKTRVAPLKYVSIPRLELQAAVIGTRLAKAIGETHRIAVQKRFFWTDSRDVLCWLRSDHRKYSKYVGARVGEILENSELSEWFWVPTKMNVADEGTKWQRIPDILPSSRWFNGPFFMWQQRSSWPPQPMNHGTTTTEINHSVNLHAVRVPVINFAKYSSWRKLVRVVAYMRRFYSNIRARIHQSTPTIGILKHKELSEAENLIYIQAQLDEFSKEMSLLLRSKDVDGRKVARIPKHSSIYTCSPFLDDNGVLRMLGRAAGCQLIQPGSAHPILLPNKHPNTLIVRFFHERYHHLNHETAVNELRQKYRVPKLRRVCYKVRQECQTCMNARARPRPPIMADLPLARLAAYSRPFSYAGVDYFGPMQVVVGRRVEKRWGVLITCLVVRAVHIEIAHTLNSSSCIMALRNFMARRGSPLELFSDRGTNFVGANRELTEAIRSLDQEKLMQELETPDTKWTFLPPSSPHMGGSWERLVQSVKRVLNNMKLPRLPTDEVLRNSLMEVENILNSRPLTYVPIEDVEHEAITPNHFLLGSSSGSKPLLPYDESLATLSNSWKTSQTHANLFWKRWLREYLPSINRRTKWHYPAKPIQIGDVVVIVDPDLPRNTWPKGRVVDVKLKDGQVRSATVRTTANIFERPAVKLAVLDVGATANTQEPGACVLGGGVLRNMRTRLRFQFTLNEVSRPSCKRDSG